From the genome of Methylomonas sp. UP202, one region includes:
- a CDS encoding ATP-binding cassette domain-containing protein, with the protein MAEACITIKDLTMTYGDFVIQRNLNFTINRGDVFVVMGGNGCGKTTLLRHMIGLKAPAVGDVFYGDQALWAADPAGRQRILQRTGVLFQSGALLSSMTLAENVALPITEATRLPARKVRDIVSYKLALVGLAGFEDYYPSELSGGMQKRAGLARAMALDPEILFFDEPSAGLDPITAKLLDDLILSLSQALSATVVVVTHDLDSIFLIGNNSVFLDAETHTMIAGGPPKQLLAESKDPNIVRFLTRGDASVSRQAGGRNRSSL; encoded by the coding sequence CGAAGCTTGCATCACGATCAAGGATTTGACGATGACCTACGGCGATTTCGTGATTCAGCGCAACCTGAATTTCACGATCAATCGCGGCGACGTGTTTGTCGTGATGGGCGGCAACGGCTGCGGCAAGACCACGCTATTGCGGCACATGATAGGCCTGAAGGCGCCGGCCGTCGGCGACGTATTTTATGGCGACCAAGCCTTGTGGGCCGCCGATCCAGCCGGTCGCCAGCGCATTCTGCAGCGCACCGGCGTGTTGTTTCAGAGCGGCGCCTTGCTCAGTTCGATGACGTTGGCCGAAAACGTGGCGCTGCCGATTACCGAGGCGACCCGTCTGCCGGCCCGGAAGGTCCGCGACATCGTGTCGTACAAGCTGGCACTAGTGGGTTTGGCCGGTTTCGAGGATTATTATCCGTCCGAGTTGAGCGGGGGTATGCAAAAACGCGCCGGTTTGGCTAGAGCGATGGCGCTGGACCCGGAAATTTTGTTTTTCGACGAGCCGTCGGCCGGCCTGGACCCGATTACCGCCAAATTGCTCGACGACCTGATCCTCAGTTTGAGTCAGGCCTTGTCGGCGACCGTAGTCGTCGTCACCCACGACTTGGATAGTATTTTCCTGATCGGCAACAATTCGGTGTTTCTCGATGCCGAAACCCATACCATGATTGCCGGCGGTCCGCCCAAGCAATTGTTGGCCGAATCCAAAGACCCTAATATCGTGCGTTTCCTGACGCGCGGCGATGCCTCGGTATCCCGGCAAGCCGGTGGCCGTAATCGGAGTAGCCTGTGA
- a CDS encoding MlaD family protein: MSKQANPLAIGLFLTGALTLLTMGVMIFGGGDYFKDKNRFVIFFDSALNGLNVGAPVKLQGVQIGNVSEISLVMETDTDRIYKPVVIEIDPALLRNTSGEESHGHTKKQQQEAAQRMIEAGLKARLETQSLLTGLLYVDLNFYSDKPINLVKLDYKNLPELPSVPTTVDEIRNTADEIINRAKQLPVEETLKNLSDTLTEIRNLLQSDNTKQSMTALAKSLQETQKLMATLNRQTEPLLSNANGALTDTRATLRDFNRELLPVLRAAEQSLAAATQVLQESRHTLNAVETLADADAPLNQALLEVRNASRSLKDLAEGLERQPQALIYGK; this comes from the coding sequence GTGAGCAAGCAAGCCAATCCATTGGCGATCGGTTTGTTTTTGACCGGTGCGCTGACTTTGTTGACGATGGGCGTGATGATTTTCGGCGGCGGCGATTATTTTAAGGACAAAAATCGCTTCGTGATCTTCTTCGACTCAGCCTTGAACGGCTTGAACGTCGGCGCGCCGGTTAAGCTGCAGGGCGTGCAGATCGGCAACGTTAGCGAGATTTCGTTGGTGATGGAAACCGACACCGACCGAATCTACAAACCGGTGGTCATTGAAATCGACCCGGCCTTGCTGCGCAACACCTCGGGCGAGGAAAGCCACGGCCACACCAAGAAACAGCAACAGGAAGCGGCGCAACGCATGATAGAAGCCGGCTTGAAGGCGCGATTGGAGACTCAGAGCTTGCTGACCGGCTTGCTGTATGTCGATTTGAATTTCTACAGCGACAAGCCGATCAATCTGGTCAAACTGGATTATAAAAATTTGCCGGAATTGCCCAGCGTGCCGACTACGGTCGACGAAATCCGCAACACCGCCGACGAAATCATCAACCGGGCCAAGCAATTGCCGGTCGAGGAAACCCTGAAAAATCTGTCCGATACCTTGACCGAAATCCGCAATCTGTTGCAGTCGGATAACACCAAGCAATCGATGACCGCCTTGGCGAAGTCCTTACAGGAAACCCAAAAGTTGATGGCGACGCTGAACCGGCAAACCGAACCCTTGCTGAGCAACGCCAACGGCGCGCTAACCGACACCCGCGCCACGCTGCGGGATTTCAACCGGGAATTGCTGCCGGTGTTGCGCGCCGCCGAACAAAGCCTGGCCGCCGCGACCCAGGTTCTGCAGGAATCGCGGCACACGCTGAATGCGGTCGAGACGCTGGCCGACGCCGACGCGCCGCTGAACCAGGCCTTGCTGGAAGTGCGCAACGCCTCGCGTTCGCTCAAAGACTTGGCCGAGGGGCTGGAACGCCAGCCGCAAGCCTTGATTTACGGCAAATAA
- a CDS encoding PEP-CTERM sorting domain-containing protein yields MTLGKTWFAAAALAATNLANAGTLNGGVFNIAFNDPNDLLAGLNLGEGSITSYYVANFFDKAVADTLTANDMVATPTNTYPAPNILSYDVNPSSLAGTGIPTGYIGGSGRSNQATTLAWASDQDHLLNASSLTASGQVGLDGVYMTRGSFTGTLLSGDYKFSYIAARNNGTNTGWTLTNNVSFASNTFDTRNISITTDGDSLAFTGELWWSPNTSAFLFGGDGSNSAGMAGTFSLISPVPAAVPLPAAVWLFGSGLFGVLASRRRKSAPIAA; encoded by the coding sequence ATGACGTTAGGAAAAACCTGGTTTGCCGCGGCGGCGCTTGCGGCGACCAATCTAGCCAACGCCGGTACCTTGAACGGCGGTGTGTTCAATATCGCATTCAACGACCCAAACGACTTATTGGCCGGCTTGAACTTGGGAGAAGGTTCGATTACCTCTTACTACGTCGCCAATTTTTTCGATAAGGCGGTGGCCGACACCTTGACCGCGAACGATATGGTCGCGACTCCGACGAATACCTATCCGGCGCCGAACATATTAAGTTACGACGTGAATCCAAGCAGTTTGGCGGGCACCGGGATACCGACCGGTTATATCGGCGGCAGCGGGCGCAGTAATCAAGCGACGACGTTGGCTTGGGCGTCCGATCAAGACCATCTGCTGAACGCCTCCAGCTTGACCGCGAGCGGTCAGGTCGGTTTGGATGGCGTGTATATGACGCGCGGTAGCTTTACCGGCACGCTGCTGTCCGGCGACTACAAATTCTCTTATATCGCCGCGCGAAACAACGGCACCAACACCGGTTGGACCTTAACCAACAACGTCAGTTTTGCTTCCAATACCTTCGACACCCGTAATATCAGTATTACCACCGACGGCGATAGCCTGGCCTTTACCGGCGAGCTCTGGTGGTCGCCCAACACATCGGCCTTTTTATTCGGTGGCGACGGTTCCAATTCCGCCGGCATGGCCGGCACCTTCAGTCTGATTTCGCCGGTTCCCGCCGCCGTTCCATTGCCGGCCGCCGTGTGGTTGTTCGGTAGCGGTCTGTTCGGCGTGCTGGCATCGCGGCGTCGCAAGTCGGCACCGATCGCCGCGTAA
- a CDS encoding VPLPA-CTERM sorting domain-containing protein → MIGSRALVAAALLASLSPPVSAATVSGGTMVVNLDRDALADAIAIDATAAPSMYLEEFFDAPAANSRTATQILEDHIVPGVAEIPAKNLTFSVNGTHVANLTGRHAKPTTIEFDPANFASTVTGVIGLSGVFRFRVDTGSEFNRILSGDYALEYDAANMDGASGRSAWSLYNHVSFRSQSYNLFNVVLDIHDGSLDLSGELGLGEGYDHLFGTRDAIVGNFSLHTSVVPVPASIWLFVSGLGGLARIGMRRRQL, encoded by the coding sequence ATGATAGGGTCGCGCGCGCTCGTTGCCGCGGCACTGCTGGCCTCGTTATCGCCGCCTGTTTCCGCCGCCACGGTTTCCGGCGGTACCATGGTGGTGAATCTCGATCGAGACGCGCTCGCCGACGCAATCGCGATTGACGCGACCGCCGCGCCTTCGATGTACTTGGAGGAATTTTTCGACGCCCCGGCCGCGAATAGCCGCACCGCCACGCAAATTCTCGAAGATCATATCGTGCCGGGCGTCGCCGAAATTCCGGCTAAGAACCTGACGTTTTCAGTGAACGGCACGCATGTCGCCAATCTGACCGGGCGCCACGCAAAACCGACCACGATCGAATTCGATCCGGCCAATTTTGCCTCGACCGTTACCGGCGTGATTGGTTTATCCGGCGTGTTTCGGTTCCGGGTCGATACAGGATCAGAATTCAATCGCATTTTATCCGGCGACTACGCGCTGGAATACGACGCCGCCAATATGGATGGCGCATCCGGCCGTTCCGCATGGTCCTTGTACAATCATGTGTCGTTTCGCTCCCAATCCTATAATTTGTTCAATGTCGTGCTGGATATTCACGACGGTTCGCTGGATTTGAGCGGCGAACTGGGTTTGGGCGAAGGCTATGACCATTTGTTCGGCACCCGCGATGCTATCGTCGGAAATTTCAGTTTGCATACTTCGGTGGTACCGGTTCCGGCCTCGATTTGGCTATTTGTTTCAGGTTTGGGCGGTTTGGCGCGCATTGGCATGCGGAGGCGCCAACTATGA
- a CDS encoding cohesin domain-containing protein: MTQGFRQILAGAMLLSAAAAANAAIELSLLPVSQSAAELSVGVAISGLSDGAAPALGAYDFDVLFDTAHLAYVSADFGDAGLGDQLDAFALGVNPQSAALAEAGKLNVFELSLDDPADLNAWQADNFTLAVLHFNILHAGDTTLSLAVNALGDADGDALAASTTPLTVTAVPVPPAFALMAAGLGLLFKSRRSA, encoded by the coding sequence ATGACACAAGGGTTTAGACAGATTTTAGCCGGAGCGATGTTGTTGTCGGCCGCCGCCGCCGCGAACGCCGCGATCGAACTTTCACTATTGCCAGTCTCGCAAAGCGCGGCCGAACTTAGCGTCGGCGTCGCGATTTCCGGATTGAGCGACGGCGCGGCGCCGGCGTTGGGCGCTTACGATTTCGACGTCTTGTTCGATACGGCACACCTCGCCTATGTATCGGCCGATTTCGGCGATGCGGGGTTAGGCGATCAATTGGATGCGTTCGCTTTAGGAGTCAATCCGCAATCGGCGGCTTTAGCCGAAGCTGGAAAATTGAATGTGTTTGAATTATCGCTCGACGATCCGGCCGACTTGAACGCTTGGCAAGCTGACAATTTCACGTTGGCGGTTTTGCATTTCAACATTCTGCACGCAGGTGATACGACGCTTAGTTTGGCGGTCAACGCGTTGGGCGACGCGGACGGCGACGCCTTAGCCGCTAGTACGACGCCGCTAACGGTCACCGCGGTACCTGTACCGCCGGCCTTCGCGCTGATGGCGGCTGGCCTGGGTTTGTTGTTCAAATCGCGCCGTTCGGCTTAA
- a CDS encoding PqiC family protein yields MNLLSKLVLTVFAGLALYGCAGEPIRFYLLTAESGAEAVAPLPAGSVVGLGPIRLPAYLDRPQLVVEVGPHEYQLEEHQRWAERLDDNITRELMQSLAHRLGVAQVLRFPWPQRQSVDYQVSADLLALHQTAAGVSRMAVQWQFKKAEQAWQGRRFECEEQAGGDAESIVSAQSRCLSRFAAEIAQTLAQAR; encoded by the coding sequence ATGAATTTACTCAGCAAGCTTGTTCTAACGGTTTTCGCCGGGTTGGCCCTGTACGGATGCGCGGGCGAGCCCATCAGGTTTTATTTGCTGACTGCCGAGTCGGGCGCCGAGGCGGTCGCGCCGTTGCCGGCCGGGAGCGTTGTTGGTCTGGGGCCGATCCGTTTGCCGGCCTATCTTGATCGGCCGCAATTGGTGGTCGAGGTTGGACCGCATGAATACCAGCTCGAAGAACATCAGCGTTGGGCCGAGCGCCTGGATGACAACATCACCCGCGAGCTGATGCAATCCTTGGCGCATCGGCTGGGCGTGGCGCAGGTATTGCGCTTTCCCTGGCCGCAGCGGCAGAGCGTCGATTACCAAGTCAGCGCCGATCTGTTGGCGCTGCATCAGACCGCCGCCGGTGTCAGCCGGATGGCGGTGCAATGGCAATTCAAAAAAGCCGAGCAAGCCTGGCAGGGGCGGCGTTTCGAATGCGAAGAGCAGGCCGGCGGCGACGCGGAAAGCATAGTCTCTGCGCAAAGCCGTTGTTTGAGTCGGTTCGCGGCCGAGATTGCTCAAACCTTGGCGCAAGCGCGATGA
- a CDS encoding FAD-dependent oxidoreductase, producing MEIGIVGGGVNGLCCAWQLAKLGHRVSVYERGKLMRATSCASSKLLHGGLRYLENGELRLVRESLRERDAWLRRAPHLTEALRLRMPLYRQGRRGRFTVGAGLFIYDRLAGRSLLPGAVWLDAAQMLAEDPGLDGDGLLGGYEFSDGRMDDYALGVWVAEQARTEGVEMFEDVEVLRLDTAGIIETTAGVVRFDRVLNVAGPWAGRLLERSGVDSPYRLDLVRGSHLLLNQACRQAYLLEVPGERRIFFVLPWKGQTLLGTTEVRQGLDDAIACSDAERDYLLAAYRRYFPNVEATIAGRFAGVRPLISSAADPSRATREYAVHRTGQLISVFGGKWTTALALAEQVAARL from the coding sequence GTGGAGATTGGTATCGTCGGCGGCGGCGTTAACGGTTTGTGTTGCGCTTGGCAACTAGCCAAGCTCGGCCATCGGGTCAGCGTTTACGAGCGCGGCAAATTGATGCGCGCCACCAGTTGCGCCTCGTCTAAGTTGTTGCACGGCGGGCTGCGATATTTGGAAAACGGCGAATTGCGTCTGGTGCGCGAGTCGCTGCGGGAGCGCGACGCCTGGTTGCGGCGCGCGCCGCATTTAACCGAAGCCTTGCGCTTGCGGATGCCGCTCTATCGGCAAGGCCGGCGAGGTCGCTTCACGGTCGGGGCCGGTTTGTTTATTTACGACCGTTTGGCCGGTCGCAGTCTGTTGCCCGGCGCGGTCTGGCTGGACGCCGCGCAAATGTTGGCGGAGGACCCTGGTTTGGATGGCGACGGCCTATTGGGCGGCTACGAGTTTTCGGATGGCCGGATGGACGACTACGCATTGGGCGTCTGGGTCGCCGAGCAGGCTAGGACTGAGGGTGTCGAGATGTTCGAGGACGTCGAAGTGCTGAGACTGGATACGGCCGGCATCATCGAAACTACCGCCGGCGTCGTTCGTTTCGACCGGGTGTTGAACGTCGCCGGCCCGTGGGCCGGTCGCTTGCTGGAACGTAGCGGCGTCGATTCGCCTTATCGGTTGGACTTGGTCAGAGGCAGCCATCTGTTATTGAATCAAGCTTGCCGGCAAGCTTATTTGCTGGAAGTGCCCGGCGAGCGGCGCATCTTTTTCGTGTTGCCTTGGAAAGGCCAAACCTTGCTCGGCACCACCGAGGTTCGCCAAGGCCTGGACGATGCGATTGCTTGCAGCGATGCCGAACGCGATTATTTGTTGGCGGCGTATAGGCGCTACTTTCCGAATGTGGAGGCGACGATAGCCGGCCGTTTCGCCGGCGTGCGGCCGCTGATTTCCAGTGCCGCCGATCCGTCCCGCGCCACCCGCGAGTACGCGGTGCATCGCACCGGCCAACTCATCAGCGTATTCGGCGGTAAATGGACCACCGCGCTGGCCTTGGCCGAGCAGGTGGCGGCAAGGCTCTAA
- a CDS encoding Crp/Fnr family transcriptional regulator, translating into MQSEVLANLAKIPFLAGAEEEALAALATKVKTVKFPKRAMIIYEGDDTSSLYIVLSGAVRVFSTDDKDKEVTLLIQEAGSYFGELALLSNEPRSAAVQATENTVCGIVSKGDFILWLKAHPDVAITLLGVLAEKVRHLTEKVKQLALSNVYERTIKVLQDMAEKDGDIQVIAHKPTQQELANMVGSSREMINKIMKELTKGGYVVVDGKALKIVNKPPAAW; encoded by the coding sequence ATGCAAAGCGAAGTCCTTGCCAATCTGGCGAAAATCCCGTTTTTGGCCGGCGCCGAGGAAGAGGCCTTGGCCGCGCTGGCCACCAAGGTGAAAACCGTGAAATTTCCGAAACGGGCCATGATTATTTACGAGGGCGACGACACCAGTTCGTTGTACATCGTGTTGTCGGGCGCCGTGCGGGTGTTTTCGACCGACGACAAGGATAAGGAAGTCACGCTGTTGATTCAGGAAGCCGGCAGCTATTTCGGCGAATTGGCCCTACTCAGCAATGAACCGCGCTCGGCGGCGGTCCAAGCCACCGAAAACACCGTGTGCGGCATTGTCTCGAAAGGCGATTTCATATTGTGGTTAAAGGCCCATCCGGATGTGGCGATCACCTTGCTCGGCGTTCTGGCCGAAAAAGTCCGCCACTTGACCGAAAAAGTGAAACAACTGGCGCTGTCCAATGTGTACGAACGAACGATCAAAGTGTTGCAGGACATGGCCGAGAAGGACGGCGACATTCAGGTCATCGCCCACAAGCCCACTCAACAGGAGTTGGCGAACATGGTGGGTTCGTCGCGAGAAATGATCAATAAGATCATGAAGGAACTCACCAAGGGCGGTTACGTGGTGGTTGACGGCAAAGCGCTGAAAATCGTCAATAAACCGCCGGCGGCTTGGTAA
- a CDS encoding HlyD family efflux transporter periplasmic adaptor subunit: MNETGLFRSQALAFKRDRPLGEAIGIASPALPLLTALASAAALALIAFACWGEYTRKAHVSGYLAPSMGLIKVYAPQSGTIVEKQVVEGQSVKAGDTLYVLSTESGSKETPQVQTAALEQLRQRRDSLTAELNQRAELDHIEYQALLDREQGLRRELQQLDGEIATQQARVDGSASSAERFRQLAGKHFVSPVQIQQKQDEWLDNQGKLQALQRNRLTAQRDLQATQTDIAGARLKFQNQRAAIERNISELNQKITESESRRTIVISAPEDGTATAILAERGQVANPANPLLSILPAGAALRAQLMVPSSAIGFVETDQTVLIRYQAFPYQRFGSYSGRIVEIAKTLISPKDADLPIELQEPAYRVTVALDRQAVSAYKQEMPLQSGMRLDADICLDTRRLIDWVFDPLYSLTGRV, from the coding sequence ATGAACGAAACCGGATTGTTTCGAAGTCAGGCCCTGGCGTTCAAGCGCGACCGGCCGCTCGGCGAGGCGATAGGCATCGCGTCGCCGGCACTGCCTTTACTCACCGCATTGGCGTCGGCGGCGGCGCTGGCCTTGATCGCTTTCGCCTGTTGGGGCGAATATACCCGCAAGGCGCACGTCAGCGGGTATTTGGCGCCCAGCATGGGCTTGATCAAGGTTTACGCGCCGCAGTCCGGCACCATCGTCGAAAAGCAGGTCGTCGAAGGCCAAAGCGTGAAGGCCGGCGATACGCTGTATGTACTGTCCACCGAAAGCGGTTCCAAGGAAACCCCGCAAGTGCAGACCGCCGCGCTCGAACAACTGCGTCAGCGCCGCGACAGTCTGACCGCCGAATTGAACCAGCGGGCCGAACTCGATCATATCGAATATCAAGCCTTGCTGGATCGCGAGCAAGGCCTGCGGCGCGAACTGCAACAACTGGACGGCGAGATCGCCACCCAGCAAGCCCGCGTCGACGGTTCGGCCAGCAGCGCCGAGCGGTTTCGGCAATTGGCCGGCAAGCATTTCGTGTCGCCGGTGCAAATCCAGCAAAAGCAGGACGAATGGCTGGACAACCAAGGCAAGCTACAAGCCTTGCAACGCAACCGGCTCACCGCGCAGCGCGATTTGCAAGCCACTCAGACCGACATTGCCGGCGCCCGTTTGAAGTTCCAGAATCAGCGCGCCGCGATCGAACGCAACATTTCCGAATTGAACCAAAAAATCACCGAATCCGAATCCCGCCGCACCATCGTGATCAGCGCGCCGGAGGACGGCACGGCGACAGCGATCTTGGCCGAGCGCGGTCAAGTCGCCAATCCCGCCAATCCGCTGTTGTCGATCTTACCGGCCGGCGCGGCCTTGCGGGCCCAATTGATGGTACCGTCCAGCGCGATCGGCTTCGTCGAGACCGATCAAACCGTGTTGATCCGCTACCAGGCATTTCCTTACCAACGCTTCGGCAGTTACAGCGGCCGGATTGTCGAAATCGCCAAAACGCTGATTAGTCCCAAGGATGCCGACCTGCCGATCGAACTGCAAGAGCCGGCGTATCGGGTGACGGTGGCCTTGGACCGGCAAGCGGTGTCGGCTTACAAACAAGAAATGCCGCTGCAATCCGGGATGCGTCTGGATGCCGATATTTGCTTGGACACCCGCCGCTTGATCGATTGGGTGTTCGATCCGCTGTACAGCTTAACCGGGAGAGTCTAA
- a CDS encoding peptidase domain-containing ABC transporter, with the protein MSAPIGLNFSGGKRTPLILQTEAAECGLACLAMVASHHGHRVDLASLRHRFALSLKGVTLNQLIGIADQLQLASRPVRIDLPDLSRLILPAVLHWDFNHFVVLTRVDSGRLDILDPAQGARRVTYADVSKHFTGVALELAPTREFVPREERRQIQLSRLIGQLDGAARAIWQIVTLALAIEVFAIVAPFFLQLVVDQAVVAGDRHLLTVLGLGFSLLMLIRVAVTALRSWWVLILSNSANLQLLSNLFGHLLRLPMTYFEKRHLGDIVSRFESMNAIQRTLTGSFLEAILDGIMAAVTLGMMWFYSGPLALVVVAAAVGYGLLRLALFRPLKEATEEQILRGAKQQSNLLETVRGMQSVKLFNRQLQRRVQYQNLLVEHFNAGIRVQKLGLLYRTCNGLLFGIENVAVIWLGALFILDGGFSVGMLFAFMSFKDQFTDRVGGFIEKGIEFKMLALHTERVADIALHETEAERLAAMPAEDSRLPAIKIENLEFRYAPSEPPVLQNLNLEIAAGESVAIVGPSGYGKTTLAKLILGLLQPVQGEIRIAGTRLSQIDTRAYRDMVAAVMQEDQLFAGSIAENICFFDAVPDQAWIETCAQLAAVHHDIAAMPMAYNTLIGDMGTVLSGGQKQRVLLARALYKRPKILILDEATSHLDVAREKSVNAAIGQLKLTRIIIAHRPETIASVDRVIDLQALAQADAPGPNRKLTA; encoded by the coding sequence ATGAGTGCGCCTATCGGGCTAAATTTCTCCGGCGGCAAGCGCACGCCGCTGATCCTGCAGACCGAAGCCGCCGAGTGCGGTTTGGCCTGCTTGGCGATGGTGGCCTCGCACCACGGCCATCGAGTTGATCTGGCTAGTCTGCGCCACCGCTTCGCGCTGTCGCTGAAGGGCGTGACCTTGAATCAGTTGATCGGTATTGCAGACCAATTGCAGCTGGCGTCCCGGCCGGTGCGTATCGATTTGCCGGACTTGAGCCGTTTGATCTTGCCGGCCGTCCTGCACTGGGATTTCAATCATTTTGTGGTTCTGACTCGGGTCGATAGCGGCCGGCTGGATATTCTCGATCCGGCCCAGGGCGCGCGCCGTGTGACTTACGCCGACGTCTCCAAACATTTTACCGGTGTCGCGCTGGAACTGGCGCCGACCCGCGAATTCGTGCCGCGCGAGGAACGCCGGCAAATCCAATTATCCCGCCTCATAGGCCAGTTGGACGGTGCAGCTCGCGCTATCTGGCAAATCGTGACCTTGGCCTTGGCCATCGAAGTGTTTGCCATCGTAGCGCCTTTTTTTCTGCAACTGGTGGTCGATCAAGCGGTAGTGGCTGGCGACCGGCATTTGCTGACGGTGCTGGGATTGGGATTTTCGTTATTGATGCTGATTCGGGTCGCGGTCACGGCGCTACGGTCCTGGTGGGTGCTGATCTTGAGCAACTCGGCCAATTTGCAGTTATTGAGCAATCTGTTCGGCCATTTGCTGCGGCTACCGATGACGTATTTCGAGAAACGCCATTTGGGCGACATCGTGTCGCGCTTCGAATCGATGAACGCGATTCAACGCACGCTGACCGGCAGTTTTTTGGAGGCTATCCTCGACGGCATCATGGCGGCGGTCACACTGGGCATGATGTGGTTTTACAGCGGCCCGCTGGCTTTGGTCGTGGTGGCGGCGGCGGTCGGTTACGGCTTGCTGCGCTTGGCTTTGTTCAGACCGCTGAAAGAGGCGACCGAGGAGCAGATTCTGCGCGGCGCCAAGCAACAAAGCAATTTGCTGGAAACGGTGCGCGGCATGCAGAGTGTCAAGTTGTTCAATCGTCAACTGCAGCGCCGGGTGCAATATCAAAACCTGTTGGTCGAGCACTTTAACGCCGGCATTCGGGTCCAAAAGCTGGGTTTGTTGTATCGGACCTGTAACGGCTTGCTGTTCGGCATCGAAAATGTCGCGGTGATTTGGTTGGGCGCCTTGTTCATTCTCGACGGCGGATTTTCGGTGGGGATGCTGTTTGCGTTTATGTCGTTCAAGGACCAGTTTACCGACCGGGTCGGCGGCTTCATCGAAAAAGGCATCGAATTCAAGATGCTGGCGCTACATACCGAACGGGTCGCCGATATTGCGTTGCACGAAACCGAAGCCGAGCGCTTGGCGGCGATGCCCGCCGAGGACAGCCGGCTGCCGGCGATTAAAATTGAGAATCTGGAATTCCGTTACGCGCCCAGCGAACCGCCGGTACTGCAAAATCTGAATCTGGAAATCGCCGCCGGCGAATCGGTGGCCATCGTCGGGCCGTCCGGTTACGGCAAAACCACATTGGCGAAGCTGATCCTCGGCCTGTTGCAACCGGTGCAAGGCGAGATTCGGATTGCCGGTACCCGCTTGAGCCAAATTGACACCCGAGCCTACCGCGACATGGTGGCGGCGGTGATGCAGGAAGACCAGTTGTTCGCCGGCTCCATCGCCGAGAATATCTGTTTCTTCGATGCCGTGCCCGACCAGGCCTGGATAGAGACGTGTGCGCAATTGGCGGCGGTGCATCACGACATTGCCGCGATGCCGATGGCCTATAACACCTTGATCGGCGACATGGGCACGGTCTTGTCGGGCGGCCAGAAACAACGGGTGTTGCTGGCCCGCGCGCTGTATAAACGCCCGAAAATTCTGATCCTCGACGAAGCCACCAGCCATCTGGACGTGGCTCGCGAAAAATCGGTCAATGCGGCGATTGGCCAACTCAAGTTAACCCGCATCATCATCGCCCACCGCCCGGAAACGATAGCGTCGGTGGATAGAGTGATCGACCTGCAAGCTTTGGCGCAAGCCGACGCTCCAGGGCCGAACAGAAAGCTAACGGCTTGA